From one Actinomyces sp. Marseille-P3109 genomic stretch:
- the iolE gene encoding myo-inosose-2 dehydratase: MSFTLDPATAISDPHGISWGMHPITWRNDDIPEVGAFNTLEDMLLDLADTGFAGTECAGFFPPKEEVKAAAEARGIKIVAQWFSSFILRDGVEAVIPDFEATCAYLEYLGASRVVVSEQTGSVQGIRDVCIFTNKPVLTEEQWPVLAKGLNRLGDVAHAHGLELVYHHHLGTVIQTKEETIRLMELTDPAKVSLLFDTGHAYVGDGDVMGLLEATIDRIKHVHFKDVRPEKMEESRAAERSFLDSFLAGMFTVPGDGTIDFTVPYTFLVDHGYRDWILVEAEQDPAIANPLEYARKARAYLEGTLFKA, encoded by the coding sequence ATGTCCTTCACCCTCGACCCCGCAACCGCCATCTCCGACCCTCACGGCATCTCCTGGGGCATGCACCCGATCACCTGGCGCAATGACGACATCCCCGAGGTCGGCGCCTTCAACACCCTGGAGGACATGCTCCTCGACCTGGCCGACACCGGCTTCGCGGGCACCGAGTGCGCCGGCTTCTTCCCGCCCAAGGAAGAGGTCAAGGCCGCCGCCGAGGCCCGCGGCATCAAGATCGTCGCCCAGTGGTTCTCCTCCTTCATCCTGCGCGACGGCGTCGAGGCCGTCATCCCCGACTTCGAGGCCACCTGCGCCTACCTGGAGTACCTGGGTGCCTCCCGCGTCGTCGTCTCCGAGCAGACCGGCTCGGTCCAGGGCATCCGCGACGTCTGCATCTTCACCAACAAGCCGGTGCTCACCGAGGAGCAGTGGCCGGTTCTGGCCAAGGGCCTCAACCGCCTGGGCGACGTCGCCCACGCCCACGGCCTCGAGCTCGTCTACCACCACCACCTGGGCACGGTCATCCAGACCAAGGAGGAGACCATCCGCCTCATGGAGCTGACCGACCCGGCCAAGGTCTCGCTCCTGTTCGACACCGGCCACGCCTACGTGGGCGACGGCGACGTCATGGGCCTGCTGGAGGCCACCATCGACCGCATCAAGCACGTCCACTTCAAGGACGTGCGCCCCGAGAAGATGGAGGAGTCCAGGGCCGCCGAGCGCTCCTTCCTCGACTCCTTCCTGGCGGGCATGTTCACCGTCCCCGGTGACGGCACCATCGACTTCACCGTGCCCTACACGTTCCTGGTGGACCACGGCTACCGCGACTGGATCCTGGTGGAGGCCGAGCAGGACCCGGCCATCGCCAACCCCCTGGAGTACGCCCGCAAGGCGCGCGCCTACCTTGAGGGCACGCTCTTCAAGGCCTGA